One Salarias fasciatus chromosome 22, fSalaFa1.1, whole genome shotgun sequence DNA segment encodes these proteins:
- the ecm1a gene encoding extracellular matrix protein 1: protein MTSAGGLTGFWVIALMTLHSANLGESKPYSLNEPDVPFPPAYPTAGNLFAICHQGQGRPRYPDSFFPTSGASHFRRRGIAINRMESWFNFCCSGVPAQENSKILCCAQQAWKRALSMFCTAEYSTMTLVYECCEAKGEDRWRCFSEFPINPGYFSMPGYTAPGVLVDNRLFTFNSQTC, encoded by the exons ATGACTTCAGCTGGAGGCCTCACAGGATTCTGGGTAATTGCACTGATGACTCTTCACAGTGCAAACCTTGGAG AGAGCAAGCCGTACTCGCTCAACGAGCCGGACGTCCCCTTCCCGCCCGCCTATCCCACTGCTGGGAACCTGTTTGCCATTTGCCACCAGGGTCAGGGTCGTCCCAGATACCCGGACAGCTTCTTCCCAACATCGGGCGCCAGTCACTTCCGCCGCCGTGGCATCGCCATCAACCGCATGGAGTCCTGGTTTAACTTCTGCTGCAGTGGAGTCCCGGCGCAGGAGAACAGCAAGATCCTCTGCTGTGCCCAGCAGGCT TGGAAACGAGCCTTGTCGATGTTCTGCACTGCTGAATACTCCACCATGACCCTGGTGTACGAGTGCTGTGAGGCCAAAGGCGAGGATCGGTGGCGCTGCTTCAGCGAGTTTCCCATCAATCCCGGCTACTTCTCAATGCCGGGCTACACCGCCCCAGGAGTCCTTGTTGACAACAGATTATTCACCTTCAACTCCCAAACCTGCTAG